The following proteins are encoded in a genomic region of Chryseobacterium cucumeris:
- a CDS encoding choice-of-anchor L domain-containing protein, producing MLNRRIGNLFLALFLAFMGNFILAQNKGRVEIASKPTAASLRAGAFIDVNAPSYPESGYPITQLINDVLISGGSTCTSSSVSNVTVSPNLAATNQNRSWGYFNKSNTNFPFSKGIILSTGYANKAGNTLQGTLSDDLGTGGDIDLANALGIGNNNLTNATSIEFDFVAASTEISFRYLFASKEYQQNFPCTITDGFALLLKKSTDPTYTNLAVLPGGAGPVSVTNIHPQYQNCGPKNEAYYGGTNTAQIETNFNGRTIPLTAKATVIPGQTYHFKIVLADYQDPNFDSAVFLEAGSFDIGVKILDPAGVQLPDSVNMCDNTPQTFTASVQGPNITYQWYQGTTPIAGATNASYTAIAPGVYTVKVFIQGNTCPGEATITVVGGTSPTVQNATLTACYAAGNATFNLTSAQASISTTPGAVFSYYTTLADANAGNANTIPNPTAHQSAGGTVYVRVANGFCAKVAQLQLVKAPQMIPTIAPPAVLTCNNSQTTLDASASVYPAGATFNWTTTGGNIVSGATTLNPVINAAGTYTLTITKVYQPGNISCTAVGTVTVTGNSAPPVTGLTASKIKICKGDSVTLTASGGATYNWGNGLTGNGNTQVVSPTATTTYTVTAVGANGCVSQNPATITIEVSEPFTAQNATLHKCYQPGLTYNLTEAQPQITTTAGVTFTYYVSQADANAANGNFIAAPTTYTPPGGSQTIYVLVSNGGCSYVVSLQLLSTAQTTLTIAAPQTITCTTPQVTINASASVVPVGSTIAWTTTGGTIVSGANTLTPVVSAGGTYTLTVTNVSQPGNLSCTFTSTVTVQEDKVQPVAALVSSQPRICVGESVTLTASGGVTYNWGNGLTGNGNTQVVSPTTTTVYTVFAVGANGCISATPASVTVQVGPPIAGLTASKLKICEGESVTLTATGGITYNWIGLTGNGNTQVVTPTATTEYSVYALGGNGCSSVNPAKVTIEVVPAIVSTLKDVFVCAGDKGTLDAGSGPNYTYVWSTGATTQTITTNIPGTYSVTISNGVCSKTFSAQLINPDLPQFTNIVYDNHILTLTASNPTGGVLEYSIDGGLTWHESNVFTGILNNTMYTVMVRVKGAKCGTSLDYFTFIISNAITPNMDGINDTIDFTGISGYKDFAASIFDRYGAEVFKASKGNVIWTGSLKGINLPTATYWYRVQWENPASKKMEQRSGWILLKNRN from the coding sequence ATGTTAAATAGGAGGATAGGAAATTTATTTTTAGCGTTATTTTTAGCTTTCATGGGAAACTTTATTTTGGCTCAAAATAAAGGAAGGGTAGAAATAGCATCAAAACCTACTGCTGCTTCTTTGAGAGCAGGTGCCTTTATAGATGTGAATGCACCAAGTTACCCGGAATCCGGCTATCCTATTACTCAGTTGATCAATGATGTTCTTATATCCGGAGGTTCCACCTGTACCAGCTCAAGTGTAAGCAATGTAACCGTTTCCCCCAACCTGGCCGCTACCAACCAGAACCGAAGCTGGGGATATTTTAATAAATCAAATACCAATTTTCCTTTCAGCAAAGGGATTATCCTTTCTACCGGATATGCCAATAAAGCAGGGAACACTCTTCAGGGAACTTTAAGTGATGATCTTGGAACCGGAGGTGATATAGATCTTGCGAATGCTTTGGGAATCGGTAATAATAACCTCACGAATGCCACCTCTATAGAATTTGACTTTGTGGCTGCCTCTACTGAAATTTCATTCAGATATTTATTTGCTTCTAAAGAATATCAGCAAAACTTTCCATGTACAATCACAGACGGTTTTGCTCTGCTGTTAAAAAAATCAACAGATCCTACTTATACCAATCTTGCAGTGCTTCCGGGAGGAGCAGGACCTGTAAGTGTAACGAATATACACCCGCAATATCAAAACTGCGGGCCTAAGAATGAAGCCTATTACGGAGGAACCAATACCGCTCAGATTGAAACCAATTTCAACGGACGTACCATTCCTCTTACTGCCAAAGCAACTGTAATCCCCGGGCAAACCTACCATTTTAAAATTGTGCTTGCGGATTATCAGGATCCCAACTTTGATTCAGCAGTATTTCTTGAAGCAGGGTCATTTGATATCGGGGTGAAAATCCTGGATCCGGCTGGCGTGCAGCTTCCTGACTCTGTTAATATGTGTGATAATACTCCACAGACTTTTACAGCCTCTGTGCAGGGACCTAATATAACGTATCAGTGGTATCAGGGTACTACTCCGATTGCAGGAGCTACCAATGCAAGTTACACGGCAATAGCACCAGGGGTATACACCGTTAAGGTTTTCATCCAGGGGAATACCTGTCCGGGGGAAGCTACTATTACAGTAGTTGGCGGAACATCTCCTACAGTACAGAATGCTACATTAACAGCCTGTTATGCTGCCGGAAATGCAACTTTTAATTTAACATCAGCACAAGCTTCTATAAGTACTACTCCGGGAGCTGTGTTTTCATATTATACTACTTTGGCGGATGCCAATGCAGGAAATGCCAATACAATCCCTAATCCAACAGCTCACCAGAGTGCGGGTGGAACGGTGTATGTAAGAGTAGCCAACGGTTTCTGTGCAAAAGTAGCACAACTCCAACTGGTAAAAGCTCCACAGATGATACCTACCATTGCCCCTCCGGCAGTGCTTACCTGTAACAATTCTCAGACCACGCTGGATGCATCAGCTTCCGTTTATCCGGCAGGAGCTACTTTCAACTGGACGACTACGGGAGGGAATATTGTTTCAGGAGCAACGACTTTAAATCCTGTGATTAATGCTGCAGGAACTTATACTTTAACCATCACAAAAGTGTATCAGCCAGGAAATATCAGCTGTACAGCGGTAGGAACTGTAACCGTGACAGGAAACAGTGCTCCGCCGGTTACCGGGCTTACAGCAAGCAAAATAAAAATCTGTAAAGGAGATTCTGTAACACTTACCGCTTCAGGTGGAGCTACCTATAACTGGGGTAATGGCCTTACAGGAAACGGAAATACACAGGTTGTTTCACCTACTGCCACCACCACTTATACTGTAACAGCAGTGGGAGCGAATGGATGTGTTTCTCAAAACCCTGCAACGATAACGATAGAAGTTTCAGAACCTTTCACAGCGCAAAATGCAACACTTCATAAATGTTATCAGCCGGGATTAACTTATAATCTTACGGAAGCCCAGCCCCAGATCACCACAACTGCAGGAGTTACTTTTACTTACTACGTCAGTCAGGCTGATGCCAATGCTGCTAACGGAAACTTTATTGCAGCACCTACAACATATACGCCGCCGGGAGGAAGCCAGACTATTTATGTACTGGTAAGTAATGGAGGCTGCAGCTATGTAGTATCTCTGCAGTTATTAAGCACGGCTCAAACTACGCTTACCATTGCTGCACCACAAACAATTACCTGTACAACACCACAGGTTACCATCAATGCATCAGCATCTGTTGTACCGGTAGGATCTACCATTGCATGGACAACCACCGGAGGTACTATTGTCTCAGGAGCTAATACACTTACCCCTGTGGTAAGCGCCGGCGGAACCTATACTTTAACAGTGACGAATGTATCACAGCCAGGAAACCTGAGCTGTACCTTTACTTCGACAGTAACAGTACAGGAAGATAAAGTACAGCCTGTTGCTGCATTAGTTTCATCACAACCCCGTATTTGTGTAGGAGAATCCGTAACATTAACGGCTTCCGGAGGGGTAACCTATAACTGGGGAAATGGTCTTACAGGAAATGGAAATACCCAGGTGGTTTCGCCTACCACAACTACTGTATATACGGTATTTGCTGTTGGAGCAAATGGTTGTATTTCTGCCACACCAGCGTCAGTTACTGTTCAGGTAGGTCCGCCAATAGCAGGCCTTACAGCCTCTAAGTTGAAAATTTGTGAAGGTGAATCTGTAACATTGACTGCTACAGGTGGAATTACTTATAACTGGATAGGCCTCACAGGAAACGGAAATACTCAGGTAGTTACTCCTACAGCAACAACAGAATATTCAGTATATGCATTGGGAGGAAACGGATGTAGCTCTGTGAATCCGGCTAAAGTTACTATTGAAGTAGTTCCGGCGATTGTTTCTACCTTAAAAGATGTATTTGTCTGTGCCGGAGATAAAGGAACACTGGATGCCGGTTCAGGACCAAACTATACTTATGTATGGAGCACGGGAGCCACTACTCAAACCATAACAACTAATATTCCCGGAACATATTCTGTGACAATCAGTAATGGGGTTTGTTCCAAAACTTTTTCGGCACAGCTTATTAATCCTGATCTGCCGCAGTTTACCAATATTGTGTATGATAATCATATTCTTACGCTTACGGCAAGTAACCCTACAGGCGGAGTTTTAGAATATTCCATCGATGGAGGATTGACATGGCACGAATCGAATGTGTTTACAGGTATTTTGAACAATACCATGTATACTGTAATGGTAAGAGTGAAAGGTGCTAAATGCGGTACTTCGCTGGATTATTTTACATTCATTATCAGCAACGCTATTACCCCTAATATGGATGGTATCAATGATACTATTGATTTCACCGGAATAAGCGGTTACAAAGACTTCGCAGCTTCTATTTTCGACAGGTACGGTGCTGAAGTATTCAAAGCAAGTAAAGGAAATGTTATCTGGACAGGATCTTTAAAGGGAATTAATCTTCCTACTGCTACTTATTGGTACAGGGTACAATGGGAAAATCCAGCCAGTAAGAAAATGGAACAGCGTTCAGGATGGATTCTCCTGAAGAACAGAAACTAG
- a CDS encoding choice-of-anchor L domain-containing protein, with protein MLIYRLKNYFFLFSFLLISASTFSQTRPVRKSEKIKPSAASLRAGAFIDVNVPPYTPSNYTPEQLVKNILINGGTNCTTANVTNVTVSPNHDVTNSNRFWGYFHKGTTSFPFTDGIVLTTGYASEAGNSYVSAVGQSVGTGSDADLVAATGATVSLTDAVALEFDFVPNSNQVKFNYIFVSDEYTSNYPCDGYSDAFALLLKKVGDPTYTNLAVLPGGAGPVSATNIVPAGNGFSCGPINANYFGALANPHLVINYYGRTTPLTAVADVIPGQTYHFKMVLADAKDPSHDSAVFLEGGSFDVGIKIVDEAGVVLPGSINMCDNTPKQLKAQVAAIPGMTYQWYKDGVAIPGATSAVYVATQAGVYTVKVMVPGNQCPGEATITIIGGTSPTVQNAELKLCTTPAITSFNLETAKPLISTTQGAVFRFYANQADAQAQNNSYITNLTNYTGTDGQILYVLVSNGAFCSKIATLTLRKEETPTALVTAPRLKICAGESVLLTATGGVTYEWSDSAAATGGIRTVSPTQTTTYTVYAIGAQGCKSLQPARITIEVVPAIVSNLKGGHICQGDKIILDAGSGPGYTYQWSTGETSQSITVGTPGEYSVVISNGVCSKEFETQVIKAVIPEVIKVDYNESGTMIVTANNPSNGILEYSVDNGVTWQSSNVFNNVPKNKIISIRVRVKFTSCVGFLEFFTFVMKNVITPNGDNINDTIDFSGVVNYKDFSGQVFDRYGREVFKAAKTRPYWDGYFQGKKLPTSTYWYQVTFEDPASKELTVKTGWILLKNIE; from the coding sequence ATGTTAATTTATAGACTAAAAAACTATTTTTTCCTTTTTTCTTTTTTATTGATTTCTGCTTCCACATTTTCTCAGACGAGACCCGTCAGGAAGTCCGAAAAAATAAAACCTTCTGCGGCCAGTCTTAGAGCTGGAGCATTCATTGATGTGAATGTACCTCCATATACACCTTCCAATTATACACCGGAGCAGTTGGTAAAGAATATTCTGATCAATGGCGGTACCAACTGTACAACAGCCAATGTAACCAACGTTACCGTATCTCCGAATCATGATGTGACTAACAGCAACAGATTCTGGGGATATTTTCATAAAGGAACTACCAGCTTTCCTTTTACCGATGGTATCGTCCTTACTACAGGATACGCTTCAGAAGCCGGTAATAGCTATGTGTCAGCTGTAGGACAATCAGTAGGAACAGGAAGTGATGCAGATCTTGTAGCCGCTACCGGAGCTACCGTTAGCTTAACGGATGCCGTGGCTCTTGAATTTGATTTCGTTCCGAATTCCAATCAGGTGAAATTTAATTATATCTTCGTTTCAGATGAATATACTTCCAACTATCCTTGTGACGGGTATTCCGATGCCTTTGCCCTTTTGCTGAAAAAAGTGGGAGATCCTACTTATACCAATCTGGCTGTACTGCCGGGAGGTGCCGGACCTGTAAGCGCAACCAACATCGTTCCTGCAGGAAACGGATTCAGCTGTGGGCCTATCAATGCTAATTATTTCGGGGCTTTGGCCAATCCGCATCTGGTTATTAATTACTATGGAAGAACAACACCTCTGACAGCTGTTGCAGATGTAATTCCAGGGCAGACCTATCATTTCAAAATGGTATTGGCTGATGCAAAAGATCCTTCTCATGACTCTGCAGTTTTCTTAGAGGGTGGATCTTTTGACGTAGGAATTAAAATTGTAGATGAAGCAGGAGTAGTGCTGCCGGGCAGTATCAACATGTGTGATAATACTCCAAAACAATTGAAAGCACAGGTGGCAGCAATTCCGGGCATGACTTATCAATGGTACAAAGACGGAGTGGCCATTCCGGGGGCAACCAGTGCCGTGTATGTAGCTACCCAGGCGGGAGTTTATACGGTAAAAGTAATGGTTCCGGGAAATCAGTGTCCTGGCGAAGCTACTATTACCATTATTGGAGGAACAAGCCCTACTGTACAAAATGCTGAACTTAAGCTCTGTACCACACCAGCAATTACCAGTTTTAATCTGGAAACAGCAAAACCTCTGATCAGTACAACGCAGGGAGCGGTATTCCGTTTTTATGCAAATCAGGCTGATGCGCAGGCTCAAAATAACAGTTATATCACCAATCTTACCAATTATACAGGAACAGATGGACAGATATTATATGTTCTGGTTTCCAATGGTGCTTTCTGTAGTAAAATTGCAACCTTAACGTTAAGAAAAGAAGAAACACCAACAGCATTGGTTACAGCACCAAGATTGAAAATCTGTGCCGGAGAATCCGTATTGTTAACCGCTACCGGCGGTGTAACCTATGAATGGAGTGATTCAGCAGCCGCTACCGGCGGAATCAGAACGGTAAGCCCAACTCAGACTACCACTTACACAGTATATGCTATCGGAGCACAGGGATGTAAATCTCTTCAGCCGGCACGTATTACCATTGAAGTAGTACCGGCTATTGTTTCAAATTTAAAAGGAGGCCATATCTGTCAGGGAGATAAAATTATTCTGGATGCTGGTTCAGGACCAGGATATACCTATCAGTGGAGTACTGGTGAAACGAGTCAGAGCATTACAGTAGGTACTCCTGGGGAGTATTCAGTAGTAATCAGTAACGGGGTTTGTTCAAAAGAGTTCGAAACTCAGGTGATTAAAGCTGTAATTCCGGAAGTGATAAAAGTGGATTATAATGAGAGTGGAACCATGATCGTTACAGCAAATAATCCAAGTAACGGTATCCTGGAATATTCAGTAGATAACGGAGTTACATGGCAGTCTTCCAATGTATTTAATAATGTCCCTAAAAATAAAATCATTTCGATCAGGGTAAGAGTTAAATTTACAAGCTGTGTCGGTTTCCTTGAATTCTTTACATTCGTCATGAAAAATGTAATTACTCCAAACGGGGATAATATTAATGATACCATAGATTTCAGTGGTGTGGTTAATTATAAAGACTTCAGCGGACAGGTTTTCGACCGATATGGAAGAGAAGTGTTTAAAGCAGCGAAGACCAGACCGTATTGGGACGGATATTTCCAAGGTAAAAAGCTTCCTACTTCAACATATTGGTATCAGGTAACCTTCGAAGATCCTGCGAGCAAGGAACTTACTGTGAAAACAGGCTGGATATTGCTTAAAAATATAGAATAA
- a CDS encoding DUF1003 domain-containing protein, which yields MKKYNEKTEVLEKIADSITSWIGSIQSLIVHTLLFLTSFLLPMLNIVDFDKMLLILTTVLSLEAIYLAIFIQMSVNKSHEKIEDIQEDIEEISEDIEDIQEDLEEISEDIEEINEDIEDIQEDIEEISEDIEEINEEEDEEDHNERAKNVMLKSNVSSNKNEIKALKDIISQLQNEIDQLKKDDKQTE from the coding sequence ATGAAAAAATATAACGAAAAAACAGAAGTTCTTGAGAAAATTGCAGACAGCATTACCTCATGGATCGGATCTATTCAGTCCCTGATTGTTCATACCCTGCTGTTCCTTACCTCGTTTTTACTTCCGATGCTGAATATCGTTGATTTTGATAAAATGCTTCTGATTCTTACGACCGTACTTTCCCTGGAAGCTATTTATCTGGCAATCTTCATTCAGATGTCTGTGAATAAAAGCCACGAGAAAATTGAAGATATCCAGGAGGACATTGAGGAGATCAGCGAAGATATCGAAGACATTCAGGAAGATCTTGAAGAAATCAGCGAAGACATTGAAGAGATCAATGAGGATATTGAAGATATCCAGGAAGACATTGAGGAAATCAGTGAGGATATTGAAGAGATCAACGAAGAAGAGGATGAGGAAGACCACAATGAAAGAGCGAAAAATGTAATGCTCAAGAGCAATGTAAGCTCCAACAAAAATGAAATTAAAGCTTTAAAGGATATTATCTCGCAGTTACAAAATGAAATAGATCAGCTGAAAAAAGATGATAAACAGACGGAATAA
- a CDS encoding TIGR02757 family protein, with translation MLKFEELRDFLNEKADQYNAPDFIENDPIQIPHRFSLKQDIEIAGFLAATISWGNRKSIINSADKMLDIMGNSPYDFVMSYSEKDLESIQDKSIHRTFNGQDFSYFIRQFNRIYNENESLESLFKVKKTENNFLHAIERFRNGFLETEKHRSHKHISSPYKNSSAKRIIMFLRWMVRKDKRGVDFGIWENIDQKYLSIPLDVHTGNISRKLGLVSRTQNDWKTVEELDIAIRKFDEKDPAKYDFALFGLGVTKELL, from the coding sequence ATGCTGAAATTTGAAGAACTCAGAGATTTTCTCAACGAAAAAGCAGATCAGTATAACGCTCCTGATTTTATTGAAAATGATCCGATACAGATTCCGCATCGCTTTTCTTTAAAACAGGACATTGAAATTGCAGGATTTCTGGCAGCAACAATTTCCTGGGGAAACAGAAAGTCGATCATTAATTCTGCAGATAAAATGCTTGATATTATGGGAAATTCACCCTATGATTTTGTAATGAGTTATTCTGAAAAAGATCTGGAAAGTATTCAGGATAAAAGTATTCACAGAACGTTCAACGGACAGGATTTCTCTTATTTTATCAGACAGTTCAACAGAATTTATAATGAAAATGAAAGTCTGGAAAGTTTATTTAAAGTAAAAAAGACAGAAAATAACTTTCTGCATGCCATAGAAAGATTCAGAAACGGATTTCTGGAAACAGAAAAGCACAGAAGCCATAAACACATCAGTTCACCTTATAAGAATTCCTCTGCCAAAAGGATTATTATGTTTTTAAGATGGATGGTGCGTAAAGACAAAAGAGGAGTAGATTTTGGAATCTGGGAAAATATTGATCAAAAATATCTTTCCATTCCTCTGGATGTACATACCGGGAACATTTCCAGAAAACTGGGATTGGTTTCGAGGACACAAAATGATTGGAAAACAGTGGAGGAGCTGGATATTGCCATCAGAAAATTTGATGAAAAAGACCCTGCAAAATATGATTTTGCATTGTTTGGATTAGGAGTAACAAAAGAACTGTTGTAA
- a CDS encoding ribonuclease Z → MSTYLTILGFNSAIPTINTSPTAQLLEMEERLFLIDCGEGTQVQLRKAKARFSKINHIFISHLHGDHCFGLPGLIASFRLLGRDMPLHVYGPKGIKKMLETIFQITETHRGFEVIYHELDKDYSEKIYEDNRVEVYTIPLDHRIYCNGYLFKEKPKDRHLNMKEIAKYSEIETCDYHNIKAGKDFVLSDGYVLKNEILTVDPAPSVSYAFCSDTRYLESVIPIIKNVTVLYHESTFLHDLKEMADYTGHTTALEAATIAQKAQVGKLILGHFSNRYGDLTVFTDEAREIFPNTFLPKALESVKI, encoded by the coding sequence TTGAGTACTTATTTAACAATATTAGGTTTTAACTCTGCGATTCCGACCATCAACACGTCACCCACAGCACAGCTGCTGGAAATGGAAGAAAGACTCTTCCTGATCGATTGTGGAGAAGGTACACAGGTTCAGCTGAGAAAAGCAAAAGCAAGATTTTCAAAAATCAATCATATTTTTATCTCTCATCTTCATGGAGATCATTGTTTTGGGCTGCCAGGGCTTATAGCTTCTTTCCGTCTCTTAGGAAGAGATATGCCTTTGCATGTTTACGGTCCTAAAGGTATTAAGAAGATGCTGGAAACTATTTTTCAGATCACAGAAACCCACCGTGGTTTTGAAGTGATTTATCATGAACTGGATAAAGATTATTCTGAAAAAATATATGAGGACAACAGGGTAGAAGTATATACTATTCCGCTGGATCACAGAATCTACTGTAACGGTTATCTTTTTAAAGAAAAGCCGAAAGACAGACATCTTAATATGAAGGAGATTGCGAAATACAGCGAAATTGAAACCTGCGATTATCACAATATCAAAGCAGGGAAGGACTTTGTACTGAGTGATGGCTATGTTCTTAAAAATGAAATTCTGACTGTTGATCCGGCTCCATCGGTATCCTATGCATTTTGCAGTGATACCCGTTATCTTGAAAGTGTCATCCCGATTATTAAAAATGTAACGGTTCTATACCATGAATCCACATTCTTACATGATCTTAAGGAAATGGCTGATTATACAGGTCATACCACAGCTTTGGAAGCTGCTACGATAGCTCAGAAAGCTCAGGTCGGAAAGTTGATTTTAGGCCACTTTTCTAATAGATACGGGGACCTGACCGTATTTACTGATGAGGCGAGAGAAATATTTCCCAATACATTTCTGCCAAAAGCATTGGAGAGTGTAAAGATTTAA
- the rdgB gene encoding RdgB/HAM1 family non-canonical purine NTP pyrophosphatase, with the protein MELLVATHNEHKKEEIQQILGSDCVVKSLTDYNIHEEIVEDGDSFHANALIKAKYCFEKTGVPSLGDDSGLVVESLDGRPGIFSARYAGDHDFAKNIEKVLAEMQGIENRKAYFVTVLCYYDENGAQYFEGRVHGNLLTENKGFKGFGYDPIFVPEGYQRTFAEMDPEDKNKISHRKQALDLFMDFLKVTD; encoded by the coding sequence ATGGAATTATTAGTAGCTACACACAACGAACATAAAAAAGAAGAAATCCAACAGATCCTGGGAAGTGACTGCGTGGTGAAAAGTCTTACCGATTATAATATTCACGAAGAAATTGTAGAAGACGGAGATTCATTTCATGCCAATGCCCTGATCAAGGCTAAATATTGCTTTGAAAAAACAGGTGTTCCAAGTTTGGGAGATGACAGCGGTTTGGTCGTAGAATCTTTGGATGGAAGACCTGGGATTTTCTCAGCCCGCTATGCCGGAGACCATGATTTTGCAAAAAATATCGAAAAGGTATTGGCAGAAATGCAGGGAATTGAAAACAGAAAGGCTTATTTTGTAACGGTTCTTTGCTATTATGATGAAAACGGGGCGCAATATTTTGAAGGCAGAGTTCATGGAAATTTACTGACAGAAAATAAAGGTTTCAAAGGTTTCGGATATGATCCGATTTTTGTTCCTGAAGGATATCAAAGAACCTTTGCAGAAATGGATCCTGAAGACAAGAATAAAATCAGCCACCGCAAACAGGCATTAGACCTGTTTATGGATTTTTTAAAAGTAACCGATTAA
- a CDS encoding CPBP family intramembrane glutamic endopeptidase — protein MENSKYPKFTFTWLGGVVLVVGLFVGTMAVSLFSTFWKVVFRENIELKDWFLMVANSVGFLTAIAFFDFFIVRRTTQKKLNFNMSSVNFSTYLLIFPMMAGMMFISEFVAAQIPTTGPFFGDFYEYFTRLMSQLTDNPVIMIIMTVIMAPVFEEIIFRGIIQKGLINKGVEPWKAILYASIIFGIVHGNPWQFISAVMLGCVLGLVYYKTKSLLMPILLHAFNNLTLSLLVLYGKDESFAKVLHISEWLVLAAGIVLFSLFYYLFMKKYKVHYAEM, from the coding sequence ATGGAAAATAGCAAATATCCGAAGTTTACGTTTACATGGTTGGGCGGTGTAGTCTTGGTGGTTGGATTATTCGTGGGAACAATGGCTGTTTCTTTATTCAGTACTTTCTGGAAAGTGGTTTTCAGGGAAAATATTGAATTGAAAGACTGGTTTCTGATGGTAGCGAATTCTGTAGGATTCCTTACTGCTATTGCCTTTTTTGACTTTTTTATCGTAAGGCGTACCACACAAAAAAAGCTTAATTTCAACATGTCATCAGTTAATTTTTCAACCTATCTCCTCATCTTTCCAATGATGGCGGGAATGATGTTTATTTCTGAATTTGTAGCCGCTCAGATCCCAACTACAGGGCCTTTTTTTGGAGATTTTTATGAATATTTTACAAGGCTGATGAGTCAATTGACAGATAATCCGGTGATAATGATTATCATGACTGTTATTATGGCTCCCGTTTTTGAGGAAATTATTTTCAGAGGAATTATCCAGAAAGGATTGATTAATAAAGGAGTAGAACCCTGGAAAGCAATTTTGTATGCTTCCATTATTTTTGGAATAGTTCACGGAAATCCATGGCAGTTTATCAGTGCAGTGATGCTGGGCTGTGTGCTTGGATTGGTTTATTATAAAACAAAATCTTTACTGATGCCGATATTACTGCATGCGTTTAATAATTTAACACTGTCATTGTTGGTTCTTTATGGTAAAGATGAGAGTTTTGCAAAAGTTCTTCATATTTCAGAATGGCTTGTATTAGCTGCAGGAATTGTACTTTTCTCCTTATTCTATTACCTGTTTATGAAAAAGTATAAAGTGCATTATGCTGAAATGTAA